The following coding sequences lie in one Arabidopsis thaliana chromosome 3, partial sequence genomic window:
- the ELC gene encoding Ubiquitin-conjugating enzyme/RWD-like protein, with amino-acid sequence MVPPPSNPQQVQQFLSSALSQRGPSSVPYEESNKWLIRQHLLNLISSYPSLEPKTASFMHNDGRSVNLLQADGTIPMPFHGVTYNIPVIIWLLESYPRHPPCVYVNPTADMIIKRPHAHVTPSGLVSLPYLQNWVYPSSNLVDLVSDLSAAFARDPPLYSRRRPQPPPPSPPTVYDSSLSRPPSADQSLPRPFPPSPYGGGVSRVQVQHVHHQQQSDDAAEVFKRNAINKMVEMVHSDLVSMRRAREAEAEELLSLQAGLKRREDELNIGLKEMVEEKETLEQQLQIISMNTDILDSWVRENQGKTKNLVDLDVDNAFECGDTLSKQMLECTALDLAIEDAIYSLDKSFQDGVVPFDQYLRNVRLLSREQFFHRATGSKVRAAQMEVQVAAIAVCL; translated from the exons ATGGTTCCCCCGCCGTCTAATCCGCAGCAGGTTCAGCAGTTCCTCTCCTCTGCCCTCTCCCAGCGCGGCCCATCTTCAGTCCCCTACGAAGAGTCCAACAAGTGGTTGATCCGGCAACATCTACTTAACCTAATCTCTTCTTACCCTTCCTTAGAGCCCAAAACGGCATCGTTTATGCACAACGATGGTCGCTCCGTCAACCTCCTTCAAGCAGATGGTACGATTCCGATGCCTTTTCATGGAGTCACCTATAACATACCTGTGATTATCTGGCTCCTCGAGTCATATCCTCGTCATCCTCCTTGCGTCTATGTGAATCCCACCGCTGATATGATCATCAAGCGACCTCACGCACATGTCACTCCTTCTGGTCTCGTTTCTCTTCCGTACCTTCAGAATTGGGTCTACCCTAGCTCCAATCTCGTAGATCTCGTCTCCGATCTCAGCGCTGCTTTTGCTCGTGATCCGCCTCTTTATTCTCGACGCCGTCCTCAGCCACCGCCACCGTCTCCTCCTACGGTATACGATTCGTCTCTGTCACGACCTCCTTCGGCTGATCAGTCATTGCCTAGACCGTTCCCGCCATCACCTTACGGCGGAGGAGTAAGTAGGGTGCAAGTGCAGCATGTTCACCACCAGCAGCAATCTGATGATGCGGCGGAGGTTTTCAAGAGAAATGCGATTAATAAGATGGTGGAGATGGTTCATAGCGATTTGGTTTCGATGAGGAGAGCCAGAGAAGCTGAAGCAGAGGAGCTGCTGAGCTTGCAAGCTGGgctgaagagaagagaggatgaGCTTAATATAGGGTTGAAAGAGATGGTTGAGGAGAAAGAAACACTTGAACAACAATTACAGATTATCTCCATGAACACTGATATTCTAGACTCGTGGGTTAGAGAGAACCAAGGCAAAACCAAGAATTTAGTTGATTTGGATGTGGATAATGCTTTTGAATGTGGTGACACACTCTCTAAGCAGATGTTAGAGTGTACTGCTTTGGATTTAGCCATTGAAGATGCTATTTATTCCTTGGATAAGTCGTTTCAAGATGGTGTTGTTCCCTTTGATCAGTATTTGAGGAATGTGAGGTTGTTGTCGAGAGAACAGTTCTTCCACCGAGCCACGGGTTCTAAAGTCAGGGCGGCACAAATGGAGGTTCAGGTTGCAGCCATCGCAG TGTGCCTTTGA
- the ELC gene encoding Ubiquitin-conjugating enzyme/RWD-like protein: MVPPPSNPQQVQQFLSSALSQRGPSSVPYEESNKWLIRQHLLNLISSYPSLEPKTASFMHNDGRSVNLLQADGTIPMPFHGVTYNIPVIIWLLESYPRHPPCVYVNPTADMIIKRPHAHVTPSGLVSLPYLQNWVYPSSNLVDLVSDLSAAFARDPPLYSRRRPQPPPPSPPTVYDSSLSRPPSADQSLPRPFPPSPYGGGVSRVQVQHVHHQQQSDDAAEVFKRNAINKMVEMVHSDLVSMRRAREAEAEELLSLQAGLKRREDELNIGLKEMVEEKETLEQQLQIISMNTDILDSWVRENQGKTKNLVDLDVDNAFECGDTLSKQMLECTALDLAIEDAIYSLDKSFQDGVVPFDQYLRNVRLLSREQFFHRATGSKVRAAQMEVQVAAIAVYSPCKRKLKPCRIEPISSTINDETLSSLLISNCNILTPCFASSVCL; the protein is encoded by the exons ATGGTTCCCCCGCCGTCTAATCCGCAGCAGGTTCAGCAGTTCCTCTCCTCTGCCCTCTCCCAGCGCGGCCCATCTTCAGTCCCCTACGAAGAGTCCAACAAGTGGTTGATCCGGCAACATCTACTTAACCTAATCTCTTCTTACCCTTCCTTAGAGCCCAAAACGGCATCGTTTATGCACAACGATGGTCGCTCCGTCAACCTCCTTCAAGCAGATGGTACGATTCCGATGCCTTTTCATGGAGTCACCTATAACATACCTGTGATTATCTGGCTCCTCGAGTCATATCCTCGTCATCCTCCTTGCGTCTATGTGAATCCCACCGCTGATATGATCATCAAGCGACCTCACGCACATGTCACTCCTTCTGGTCTCGTTTCTCTTCCGTACCTTCAGAATTGGGTCTACCCTAGCTCCAATCTCGTAGATCTCGTCTCCGATCTCAGCGCTGCTTTTGCTCGTGATCCGCCTCTTTATTCTCGACGCCGTCCTCAGCCACCGCCACCGTCTCCTCCTACGGTATACGATTCGTCTCTGTCACGACCTCCTTCGGCTGATCAGTCATTGCCTAGACCGTTCCCGCCATCACCTTACGGCGGAGGAGTAAGTAGGGTGCAAGTGCAGCATGTTCACCACCAGCAGCAATCTGATGATGCGGCGGAGGTTTTCAAGAGAAATGCGATTAATAAGATGGTGGAGATGGTTCATAGCGATTTGGTTTCGATGAGGAGAGCCAGAGAAGCTGAAGCAGAGGAGCTGCTGAGCTTGCAAGCTGGgctgaagagaagagaggatgaGCTTAATATAGGGTTGAAAGAGATGGTTGAGGAGAAAGAAACACTTGAACAACAATTACAGATTATCTCCATGAACACTGATATTCTAGACTCGTGGGTTAGAGAGAACCAAGGCAAAACCAAGAATTTAGTTGATTTGGATGTGGATAATGCTTTTGAATGTGGTGACACACTCTCTAAGCAGATGTTAGAGTGTACTGCTTTGGATTTAGCCATTGAAGATGCTATTTATTCCTTGGATAAGTCGTTTCAAGATGGTGTTGTTCCCTTTGATCAGTATTTGAGGAATGTGAGGTTGTTGTCGAGAGAACAGTTCTTCCACCGAGCCACGGGTTCTAAAGTCAGGGCGGCACAAATGGAGGTTCAGGTTGCAGCCATCGCAG TTTATTCACCATGCAAAAGGAAACTAAAACCTTGTCGAATTGAACCCATTAGCTCCACCATCAATGATGAAACCTTGTCAAGTCTTCTTATCAGCAACTGCAACATCCTTACGCCTTGTTTTGCTTCATCAGTGTGCCTTTGA
- the ELC gene encoding Ubiquitin-conjugating enzyme/RWD-like protein (ELC; CONTAINS InterPro DOMAIN/s: Ubiquitin-conjugating enzyme/RWD-like (InterPro:IPR016135), Tumour susceptibility gene 101 (InterPro:IPR008883), Ubiquitin-conjugating enzyme, E2 (InterPro:IPR000608), Steadiness box (InterPro:IPR017916); BEST Arabidopsis thaliana protein match is: ELCH-like (TAIR:AT5G13860.1); Has 587 Blast hits to 537 proteins in 178 species: Archae - 0; Bacteria - 3; Metazoa - 278; Fungi - 177; Plants - 63; Viruses - 0; Other Eukaryotes - 66 (source: NCBI BLink).), whose translation MVPPPSNPQQVQQFLSSALSQRGPSSVPYEESNKWLIRQHLLNLISSYPSLEPKTASFMHNDGRSVNLLQADGTIPMPFHGVTYNIPVIIWLLESYPRHPPCVYVNPTADMIIKRPHAHVTPSGLVSLPYLQNWVYPSSNLVDLVSDLSAAFARDPPLYSRRRPQPPPPSPPTVYDSSLSRPPSADQSLPRPFPPSPYGGGVSRVQVQHVHHQQQSDDAAEVFKRNAINKMVEMVHSDLVSMRRAREAEAEELLSLQAGLKRREDELNIGLKEMVEEKETLEQQLQIISMNTDILDSWVRENQGKTKNLVDLDVDNAFECGDTLSKQMLECTALDLAIEDAIYSLDKSFQDGVVPFDQYLRNVRLLSREQFFHRATGSKVRAAQMEVQVAAIAGRLHS comes from the coding sequence ATGGTTCCCCCGCCGTCTAATCCGCAGCAGGTTCAGCAGTTCCTCTCCTCTGCCCTCTCCCAGCGCGGCCCATCTTCAGTCCCCTACGAAGAGTCCAACAAGTGGTTGATCCGGCAACATCTACTTAACCTAATCTCTTCTTACCCTTCCTTAGAGCCCAAAACGGCATCGTTTATGCACAACGATGGTCGCTCCGTCAACCTCCTTCAAGCAGATGGTACGATTCCGATGCCTTTTCATGGAGTCACCTATAACATACCTGTGATTATCTGGCTCCTCGAGTCATATCCTCGTCATCCTCCTTGCGTCTATGTGAATCCCACCGCTGATATGATCATCAAGCGACCTCACGCACATGTCACTCCTTCTGGTCTCGTTTCTCTTCCGTACCTTCAGAATTGGGTCTACCCTAGCTCCAATCTCGTAGATCTCGTCTCCGATCTCAGCGCTGCTTTTGCTCGTGATCCGCCTCTTTATTCTCGACGCCGTCCTCAGCCACCGCCACCGTCTCCTCCTACGGTATACGATTCGTCTCTGTCACGACCTCCTTCGGCTGATCAGTCATTGCCTAGACCGTTCCCGCCATCACCTTACGGCGGAGGAGTAAGTAGGGTGCAAGTGCAGCATGTTCACCACCAGCAGCAATCTGATGATGCGGCGGAGGTTTTCAAGAGAAATGCGATTAATAAGATGGTGGAGATGGTTCATAGCGATTTGGTTTCGATGAGGAGAGCCAGAGAAGCTGAAGCAGAGGAGCTGCTGAGCTTGCAAGCTGGgctgaagagaagagaggatgaGCTTAATATAGGGTTGAAAGAGATGGTTGAGGAGAAAGAAACACTTGAACAACAATTACAGATTATCTCCATGAACACTGATATTCTAGACTCGTGGGTTAGAGAGAACCAAGGCAAAACCAAGAATTTAGTTGATTTGGATGTGGATAATGCTTTTGAATGTGGTGACACACTCTCTAAGCAGATGTTAGAGTGTACTGCTTTGGATTTAGCCATTGAAGATGCTATTTATTCCTTGGATAAGTCGTTTCAAGATGGTGTTGTTCCCTTTGATCAGTATTTGAGGAATGTGAGGTTGTTGTCGAGAGAACAGTTCTTCCACCGAGCCACGGGTTCTAAAGTCAGGGCGGCACAAATGGAGGTTCAGGTTGCAGCCATCGCAGGTAGGTTACATTCATGA
- a CDS encoding Polynucleotidyl transferase, ribonuclease H-like superfamily protein (Polynucleotidyl transferase, ribonuclease H-like superfamily protein; FUNCTIONS IN: 3'-5' exonuclease activity, nucleic acid binding; INVOLVED IN: nucleobase, nucleoside, nucleotide and nucleic acid metabolic process; LOCATED IN: intracellular; CONTAINS InterPro DOMAIN/s: Polynucleotidyl transferase, ribonuclease H fold (InterPro:IPR012337), 3'-5' exonuclease (InterPro:IPR002562); BEST Arabidopsis thaliana protein match is: Polynucleotidyl transferase, ribonuclease H-like superfamily protein (TAIR:AT3G12460.1); Has 208 Blast hits to 196 proteins in 21 species: Archae - 0; Bacteria - 0; Metazoa - 5; Fungi - 2; Plants - 197; Viruses - 0; Other Eukaryotes - 4 (source: NCBI BLink).), whose amino-acid sequence MASPTIRTVASYNTHLEYSVDFFGDEFIVTVTWDSSVISRWIRNVLFNNRFSSHPLVVGVGVQWTPFSYYSDPRPNNYYADPPPIRYYSDNPADILQLCVGNRCLIIQLGYCDQVPNNLRSFLADPETTFVGVWNGQDAGKLARCCHQLEIGELLDIRRYVTDSWGRSMRRSSFEEIVEECMGYQGVMLDPEISMSDWTAYDLDLDQILQASLDAYVCHQLGVWTRLWEV is encoded by the coding sequence ATGGCTTCCCCGACGATAAGAACCGTCGCAAGTTACAACACTCACCTAGAGTACTCCGTCGATTTCTTTGGAGACGAGTTCATCGTCACCGTAACGTGGGATTCTTCCGTCATCAGCCGTTGGATTCGCAACGTCCTCTTCAACAACCGTTTCTCCTCTCACCCTCTCGTCGTTGGAGTTGGCGTCCAGTGGACACCGTTTAGTTATTACTCCGATCCAAGACCGAATAACTACTACGCCGATCCTCCGCCGATAAGATACTACTCAGATAATCCAGCGGATATTCTCCAGTTATGCGTGGGTAATCGATGTCTCATCATCCAGTTAGGTTACTGTGACCAAGTACCTAACAACCTCCGCAGTTTCTTAGCAGATCCAGAAACCACGTTCGTCGGTGTCTGGAATGGTCAAGATGCAGGAAAGCTTGCTCGGTGTTGCCACCAGTTGGAGATCGGAGAACTTCTGGACATAAGGCGGTACGTGACTGATTCGTGGGGAAGGAGCATGAGGCGTTCTTCGTTTGAAGAGATTGTTGAGGAATGTATGGGCTATCAAGGAGTGATGCTAGATCCGGAGATAAGCATGAGCGATTGGACCGCTTACGATCTAGACCTTGATCAGATTCTTCAGGCGTCACTAGATGCTTACGTTTGCCATCAGCTTGGTGTTTGGACTCGTCTCTGGGAAGTTTGA
- a CDS encoding Polynucleotidyl transferase, ribonuclease H-like superfamily protein (Polynucleotidyl transferase, ribonuclease H-like superfamily protein; FUNCTIONS IN: nucleic acid binding; EXPRESSED IN: sperm cell; CONTAINS InterPro DOMAIN/s: Polynucleotidyl transferase, ribonuclease H fold (InterPro:IPR012337); BEST Arabidopsis thaliana protein match is: Polynucleotidyl transferase, ribonuclease H-like superfamily protein (TAIR:AT3G12410.1); Has 186 Blast hits to 178 proteins in 20 species: Archae - 0; Bacteria - 0; Metazoa - 3; Fungi - 8; Plants - 175; Viruses - 0; Other Eukaryotes - 0 (source: NCBI BLink).), whose protein sequence is MATTIRTGGYYSTHQEYSIDVFGNTLSVTVTSDFAIISQWIHEVEYNNCRPYYLQPLVVGVGVQWTPPVSYDANPPPDRYYSDHHPPRSYDPNPPPNRYYSDHHPPHPPADTLQLCVGNQCLIIQLCHCDQVPTSLRSFLTDPNTTFVGVWNSQDAGKLARSKHQLEIGKLLDIRTEARSCDKHE, encoded by the exons ATGGCTACGACGATAAGAACCGGCGGTTACTACTCTACTCACCAAGAGTACTCTATCGATGTCTTCGGAAACACGTTATCCGTCACCGTAACTTCGGATTTCGCCATCATCAGCCAATGGATCCATGAGGTTGAATACAACAACTGTCGTCCGTACTATCTACAACCTCTCGTCGTTGGAGTCGGCGTCCAGTGGACACCGCCAGTAAGTTACGACGCCAATCCTCCACCGGATAGGTACTACTCCGATCATCATCCACCGCGTAGTTACGATCCTAATCCTCCACCGAATAGGTACTACTCGGATCATCATCCACCGC ATCCTCCGGCGGATACTCTCCAGTTATGCGTGGGTAACCAATGTCTCATCATCCAGTTATGTCACTGTGACCAAGTCCCTACCAGTCTGCGCAGTTTCTTGACCGATCCAAATACCACGTTCGTCGGCGTTTGGAATAGTCAAGACGCAGGAAAGCTGGCGAGATCTAAACATCAGTTAGAGATCGGGAAACTTCTAGACATAAG GACTGAGGCTAGATCCTGCGATAAGCATGAGTGA
- a CDS encoding Polynucleotidyl transferase, ribonuclease H-like superfamily protein (Polynucleotidyl transferase, ribonuclease H-like superfamily protein; FUNCTIONS IN: 3'-5' exonuclease activity, nucleic acid binding; INVOLVED IN: nucleobase, nucleoside, nucleotide and nucleic acid metabolic process; LOCATED IN: intracellular; CONTAINS InterPro DOMAIN/s: Polynucleotidyl transferase, ribonuclease H fold (InterPro:IPR012337), 3'-5' exonuclease (InterPro:IPR002562); BEST Arabidopsis thaliana protein match is: Polynucleotidyl transferase, ribonuclease H-like superfamily protein (TAIR:AT3G12460.1); Has 196 Blast hits to 186 proteins in 19 species: Archae - 0; Bacteria - 2; Metazoa - 15; Fungi - 0; Plants - 179; Viruses - 0; Other Eukaryotes - 0 (source: NCBI BLink).): MAPTIRTIGTYATQQRYLVDFFGEEFIVIVTPDPSVIGQWIHDVLSHNRFSSHPLVVGVGVQWTPSSYYSASSPVRYRSDSPPVRYRSDSPRVRRRFDPPADTLQLCVGNRCIIIQLSHCERVPQVLRNFLADRDYTFVGIWNSQDAGKLKRSKHELEIAVLLDLRKFVSDSSGRTMKRCSFEKIVEENLGHSGVRLDRKVSRSDWRVYDLRYVQILQASIDVYACCKLAILDHLWEY; this comes from the exons ATGGCTCCGACTATCAGAACCATCGGAACTTACGCTACTCAGCAAAGGTACCTAGTCGATTTCTTTGGAGAAGAGTTTATCGTCATCGTAACGCCGGATCCATCCGTTATCGGCCAATGGATTCACGACGTCCTATCCCACAACCGCTTCTCTTCCCACCCTCTCGTTGTTGGAGTCGGCGTTCAGTGGACACCCTCTAGTTATTACTCTGCTTCTTCACCGGTTCGTTATCGCTCCGATTCTCCTCCG GTTCGTTATCGTTCCGACTCTCCACGGGTTCGTCGTCGCTTCGATCCTCCGGCGGATACTCTGCAGCTATGCGTTGGTAATCGATGTATCATCATCCAGCTTTCTCACTGTGAACGAGTCCCGCAGGTCCTCCGTAATTTCCTGGCGGATCGCGATTACACTTTCGTCGGTATTTGGAATAGTCAAGATGCGGGAAAGCTTAAACGATCTAAACATGAGTTGGAGATTGCGGTGCTTTTGGATTTAAGGAAGTTCGTTTCAGATTCGAGTGGAAGGACCATGAAGCGTTGTTCGTTTGAAAAGATTGTCGAGGAAAATTTGGGTCATTCAGGAGTGAGGCTAGATCGAAAGGTAAGCAGGAGCGATTGGCGCGTTTACGACCTTCGCTACGTTCAGATTCTTCAGGCGTCGATAGATGTTTATGCGTGTTGCAAGCTTGCTATTCTTGACCACCTTTGGGAGTATTGA
- a CDS encoding Polynucleotidyl transferase, ribonuclease H-like superfamily protein (Polynucleotidyl transferase, ribonuclease H-like superfamily protein; FUNCTIONS IN: 3'-5' exonuclease activity, nucleic acid binding; INVOLVED IN: nucleobase, nucleoside, nucleotide and nucleic acid metabolic process; LOCATED IN: intracellular; EXPRESSED IN: 6 plant structures; EXPRESSED DURING: F mature embryo stage, petal differentiation and expansion stage, E expanded cotyledon stage, D bilateral stage; CONTAINS InterPro DOMAIN/s: Polynucleotidyl transferase, ribonuclease H fold (InterPro:IPR012337), 3'-5' exonuclease (InterPro:IPR002562); BEST Arabidopsis thaliana protein match is: Polynucleotidyl transferase, ribonuclease H-like superfamily protein (TAIR:AT3G12460.1); Has 4427 Blast hits to 1756 proteins in 258 species: Archae - 2; Bacteria - 264; Metazoa - 1342; Fungi - 272; Plants - 2053; Viruses - 93; Other Eukaryotes - 401 (source: NCBI BLink).) — translation MAPRIRSIGSYATQGKFSVDFFGDEFIVTVTSDPSVIGQWIHDVLRFSSRPLVVGVGVQWTPHPTSPPARYHSPVSYHSDSSPVTHHYDSPPVCYRSDSPPAQYCSVSPPARYSSDSPPAQYRSVSPPAQYRSVSPPALYRSVSPPARYRSVSPPVRYRSDSPPAQFRSVSPPARYLSDSPLVRYRSVSPPARYLSVSPPARYRSVSPPARSDPPANTLQLCVGNRCIIIQLFYCNRVPHVLRRFLGDRNHTFVGFWNSQDAGKLKRSRHRLEIAELLDLRNHVVDSRGRGLKGRSFEVVVGECLGYRGVRLEKAIGMSDWSVYDLSYDQILQASIDVYVCSKLGFRNRLWEF, via the coding sequence ATGGCTCCGAGAATCAGGAGCATCGGAAGTTACGCAACTCAGGGAAAGTTCTCTGTCGATTTCTTCGGAGACGAGTTCATCGTCACCGTAACTTCGGATCCTTCCGTCATCGGCCAATGGATTCACGACGTCCTCCGCTTCTCCTCTCGCCCTCTCGTCGTTGGAGTCGGCGTGCAATGGACACCACATCCTACTTCTCCACCGGCTAGGTATCACTCTCCGGTTAGTTATCACTCCGATTCTTCGCCGGTTACTCATCACTATGATTCTCCGCCGGTTTGTTATCGCTCAGACTCTCCGCCGGCTCAATATTGCTCTGTTTCTCCGCCGGCTCGTTATAGCTCAGACTCTCCGCCTGCTCAATACCGCTCCGTTTCTCCGCCTGCTCAATATCGCTCCGTTTCTCCACCGGCTCTTTATCGCTCTGTTTCTCCACCAGCTCGTTATCGTTCCGTTTCTCCGCCGGTTCGTTATCGCTCAGACTCTCCGCCGGCTCAATTTCGCTCTGTTTCTCCGCCGGCTCGTTATCTCTCTGACTCTCCGCTAGTTCGTTATCGCTCCGTTTCTCCACCAGCTCGTTATCTATCTGTTTCTCCACCAGCTCGTTATCGCTCCGTTTCTCCACCGGCTCGCTCTGATCCTCCGGCGAATACTCTACAGCTATGCGTTGGTAATCGATGTATCATCATTCAGCTTTTTTACTGTAACCGCGTCCCTCATGTCCTCCGTAGGTTTCTCGGGGATCGAAATCACACCTTCGTGGGTTTTTGGAATAGTCAAGATGCGGGAAAGCTAAAGAGATCTAGACATCGGTTGGAGATTGCAGAGCTTTTGGATTTGAGGAATCACGTTGTAGATTCGAGAGGAAGGGGCTTAAAGGGTCGTTCGTTTGAGGTGGTTGTTGGAGAATGTTTGGGTTATAGAGGAGTAAGGCTAGAGAAGGCGATAGGCATGAGCGATTGGAGCGTTTACGACCTTAGCTACGATCAAATTCTTCAGGCGTCAATAGATGTTTATGTTTGTTCCAAGCTTGGTTTTCGAAATCGTCTATGGGAATTTTGA